A single Phoenix dactylifera cultivar Barhee BC4 chromosome 1, palm_55x_up_171113_PBpolish2nd_filt_p, whole genome shotgun sequence DNA region contains:
- the LOC103720133 gene encoding transcription factor HY5-like: MSLPDAATTAASQRNPQPPSPEDKPEESDDDLFTVPDVESGPSSSGATAAAAEILQSTSSGGGGSGPSKSRRGRNPADREYRRLKRLLRNRVSAQQARERKKVYVNDLESRAKELHDKNLKLEEKISTLINENTMLRKVLMNTRPKVDEGIEPQNDVPGNS, from the exons ATGTCTCTCCCCGACGCCGCCACCACCGCCGCTTCCCAGAGGAATCCCCAACCGCCCTCGCCGGAGGACAAGCCAG AGGAGAGCGACGACGACTTGTTCACGGTGCCCGACGTGGAGTCGGGCCCGAGCAGCTCGGGAgcaacggcggcggcggcggagatcCTGCAGAGCAccagcagcggcggcggcgggtcTGGGCCCTCCAAGAGCCGCCGGGGCCGGAATCCAGCGGACCGGGAGTACCGAAGGCTGAAGAG gttgCTTAGGAACAGGGTTTCTGCTCAGCAAgctagagaaagaaagaaggtttATGTGAATGACCTAGAATCCAGAGCCAAAGAGTTGCACGACAAAAATTTGAAGttagaagaaaaaatttcaaCTTTGATCAACGAGAACACTATGCTTAGGAAG GTTCTTATGAACACCAGGCCTAAAGTTGATGAAGGTATTGAGCCACAAAATGATGTGCCAGGCAACAGTTAG